The following nucleotide sequence is from Mangifera indica cultivar Alphonso chromosome 17, CATAS_Mindica_2.1, whole genome shotgun sequence.
attattttacttaaatatctttaaatataattatttttaaatatttttaaattatttattatattaattaattttttttatcttaaaaaattaataaatactaatataattataataaaattaagattaatttaataatctttaaatacttaaaataaatatgataatcagattaccacttatattatttattatattagtataaataataaaaaattattataattttttattattaataaattaaataaaaaataaattaataaaatactcTTTACAACTCATAATCAAACGTCCCTCAATTCTACcttaagggtgcgtttggttaaggGTTTTTAAGATCACCTtggtaatatatcttttattcctttgtttggtttgtcagtaataaaagattacagtaatcttctattaccaatgctgacgtgacagataatataggtggtaatataattaccatcttcaccttaggtatttaaagattactgggataatcttgagtttattatagaaaaatgattatttattaattttttaagataaaaataaatttatttttaattaatatgacaaataatataaaaaatatttaaaaataattatattcaagggcatttaagtaaaataatttactagtaatcttttattacctttaaccaaacacaataattatttatacctatcaaattttatcaaacatagcaatcatttatacccagtaatcttctaagtaatctatcttcaaggtaatctttctattttagtaatcaaatattacccaaatcaaacgccccctaaagTTTATCACACTAAGCGCAGGAAAACTCCCCTATGGCATGCAGAAAAGACAATTCGCGGGCAATCAAAGACAAAAGACCCTCGAGTAAGTAGAAGAACAAACTCGCTGTAGAAAGTTGACACGATAGTGAAGTGCACGGTTTTTTGACACGTCTTTCGTACAATCGAATTGTGACCGAGTATTACAAAGCCGTTATTGGAAttgtgtgaaatttttttaattaattcaaaattattttttatttttaagcgATTTTAGCACTTCaatatttttaccaaattaccTCACCCACACTTTTTAAAACAAGTAAAACaaaattcactttttaaaacaagaataaaaaaatttcagttgTCGGTAATATTTGTCCTctaatatttatctaatttatctttaatcatttttattataataatattttctaaatattcatttaatacacagttataattagttttaaatcCTCTCAAATTAATAGggcatatttaaaattaaatttaaatcaaattaaatttaaatttaatttaatttgaatagaattaaattatagtttaaattcacTTTTAAAGCATTCAAATTCGGTTCAATTAAGAAGAgttgaacttaaatttgaatttaaaccgAGCATTGATCTATTcgattttaaaatgatatcgttttaatataattagtcaaaataatattattttagtttatttatatcaaattttttatactcaCATATTTGACAAATTGAACACCCTTAAAGTTTGaatacaaattctaatttaaaaatatttaattcttaaacttaaatttaaacttaaacttatttaagataaactcatttcaaattcattcaagcaaaaataaaacttaaatccTGCCCAGCCACATTAAAAATTGCCGTAGTCTAAGTTTATGGATGGTGTTTGGTGGGACGGGTAATGAAGTGAGTCGGGGTAAACTCAGTGCAtgtacaagattttaaattaggCCAAAAATCTTATTCTCACCCACCGTTAAGTGAAAACTCTATGCATACAcgccaacttttaaaaatttatatgtttatttataaataaatttttgttaaattttttaattataattaaagataaaacttttatttatttaaaaaaataaaattttattatatttttctcccagatttaaaaaactcataatttttctcttaattcaaagcttaaaaaatgataaataccTCTCTAGAGTTTTTTCTATTTCTCTTCGACATcaatttattatctttaaccattCATTATCCTCCCTCTTGtcttatctttctttttggtcttttttttcttctctcttcaaCTATGTCAAGATAAAGATGAACAATCTGatgggagtaagtcttttggcctataaagTAAAAGGGTTGGGTGGGcatcatttttgtaattttactgCTTTGTCACATGTACATATTTGTAACGGAGTTGGATGGTGGCGTGGGTTGCATTGATTGGAATGTGTAAGCGTTTGACGTCACTGTCTCAATACTGGATTCATTTAGCCAAGCGTTTAGCATCACCTTGGCTTCGCCATTTATTATTCTCTTCATTTTGAATGCCTGATTTTTATCATGTGAAACTTTAGGTCATgttcaattttgttattttctgaaaaaataaaaacaatgtaaatatgaaattgacttactttcttgtatcaaaataaaattagaatttataatCACAAATAGTGTTAAATTCAAGCCAAGTTTAcggtcaaactcaagtttatgAAACTCATTtcaaaggtatttaaatttaactcatttgagaaaaatcaaactcaaatcgaattttTAAGTTGACTTAATTCTAAAATAACATTGgtttaagttcaaaaatattaaatttttatatttaaatttacataaaccaaaataattttaaatttattttaattaaatttaaatttaatttaaataaatttgattcgaattaacTTTTagtaacaaattatttaattgacgTCATTCAATGGCCGCAGTACACGGAAACTACTTGCACCACACCTCTTAATGAATCATAACTCTCCAACTAGATTTTGGacttatttattaatgttatatgTCTATCCTTGTATAAAAGAAATCTATGCATTTTCTGTCCCTGTTGATCTTCATACCAGTTACACTATGCAAATAAATGCTACTTTACTTTGTGTAAAGTCTTATCACTCTCCAATAATGGCTTCTAAgtacaattttattgaaataaatgagcCGATGAGATAGTGGAAACTTACTAAAACAGTCATTAAATAGGAGTTCGGTGAGAATTCTACTAAATGAGAGAcctacaaataaaattaagatggctcaaaataaataagatttaaataagaaagacctaaatattaataaaattgataaaatatttaaatttttgagaataaagtttaaatattttattattatattttaaaatttatttatccaattaattcgattaaaaattttcaattaccaaaaatagattaaaatataagagagttaatgaagaaataataaaatttaaaatggacaaataaaattttaaggggccGTTTGATTCcagtttttaaagattaccttgataatatatttttattttcttatttagtttgtcagtaataaaatattacaataattttttattaccaatgctgacatgacagataatataagtggtaatcagattatcactttcactttaggtatttaaatattaccaaggtaatcttgattttattataattatattattatttattaattttttgagacaaaaataaatttatttttaattaatatgacaaataatataaaaatatttaaaaataattatattcaatggcatttaagtaaaataatttactagtaatcttttattacttttaaccaaacataataattatttatacctaccaaattttatcaaacatagtaatcatttatactcagtaatctttaagTAATCTttccattttaataataaaatattacccaaaccaaatgccccttaaaaattatatttaaaaaaatttcaaagttaagaaaaatgaactaaaaattaagaaaggttaaaaaaattttaagggattaatttaaaattttttcaaagtcAAAGAAGTCAGTTAACCTTCCCTAACCCTACCCAAGTCTCCCACTGAGATATAATATTCGGTTAATGTTATCATGTAAGTTAAAAATTCTTAATATAGatagaatataataatataaacttaatactACGTCCAAAtgtatgatatttttcatgacaaaataaaagttaaacaagaactataacagagtaattaattaaaatagtcatatttatgatttaaatcttgggggtaattttgtaaatttgacTTATAACTCTGTGTACAATCTTTTGCATTGTCTTTTGTCACAtccaaattgataaaatatgacAATCATGTGTAATTTCTATATATTCATCTATCTGTCGTTAGAATATCTAAGATTAAATGATGAATGATCACGTACACAATCGTATATGACATATGTAACATAGATATTAGATATATTATGGTTATGTGTGTCTTTGGAACAATCGTGcatgacattatttttttatctctaacgtcttaaaatgcataaaataagTCTCTATCACTATCAATCCATATAATACAGTCATCAATCCAACTTAGATTCTCATACAATAATTTCCAAACACCACATTAAGAGGATAATAGAGATCATGATcggatttatttttaaagcatTTATCTATCATTTCTATACACAAGCAATAGTCGAAATCAAATCACAACATACAGTTGCAGCCTCTCTCTCAATCTCCATTACATATTCAAGTAATAAGATGCAAATCACATCCTACACTACATATCTCATGCAAAAACTCTGTAGATCATACCTAAAAGAAACACAGTAGAGTTCCTACTTGCTTGGTCATCTCATGTTGGATGATTTGATATTAGGTAACTTCTTTTCTTTCGTttctcttctccttctcctCGCCAAAAGAGTCTCCCACTccctaaaacacaaacaaaatggGATAAGACCGGTTTGTTGAACTTATGGGGTATTCAACCCATTTGCACATAATTGTGCCTAATATAAAAGCAATTCCCATAATGGGTTGCACAAACATGCACTCTTCTTGTGCAAGACCGTGcaccttgttttaaatttcttatGTGACATGTTGTTCACTAACTGATGATGTGACAATGAATGAATGGGAGTGTACCTTTCATGCactattatttatcaatttaaaaacttaatgcAATTGCAATTTCAACACACTTAATCTATGTCATTTCAAATACACTCAAAAAATCAaggaaaagattattttaatctttgGGCATACTTATAGAAATTTACCTAGTAGGTATGATCCCCTTAGTATTTTATGTCTACTGGTGAGAAAATTGTTGATCTTTCAGCCAATTCATTATTTCACTAtacaaattaaatcataaattgacTACAAACATTTTTTCTTCAACTAataaccaatttcaacataaaaaaaagttaCCTTCCtgagtaatattaaaaaatttacccttaaaccctaaacttcTTGTGGATAAAATTCACAATTTTAGCCCTAAATTCATcaattaataactaattttcattagaaaaacgtgttattcattacaaaatacaaaactaaatgtaaattaaaaataaaacaataaacattagaaaaaaatgattaaatttgttaatactAATCTCATAACCAATTTTGGTGACGAATTTTACTAGAAATTGACGTAAAATCGAAGATTTGCAGGAGGACATTTTGGTAAGCAAATTAGGCAAAATTCGAAAGAGTCAACCATGGTCAAATCTCCTTTCTATATTCGGGCAATTTcgatatatcattttttattggttttatttgtacaatttataaAGTTATGGCTAATGTCACATTGATTTCCCATGGCCACGCTGTTTTAGTTAATTACCCTTTGAAAGTGCATTATCTTGTCTGAGTGGTGGGAAATGTTGTTTGAGTagtttcaatcttttcattcatttattGATAGTCGATGTATGTATTCAGATCCCCCAACACAGATGAACATATTTCAACAACTCAACATGATTGaagtttgatttctttttattattattccaCAAAGATTCAATTTTTATGTGTGATAAtagcatatatttatataattggttaaaaaaaaaaaaggcggGTCTATCTgtctttcaaaaacaacatttttctccttagggttttcaaactttcggATTGAATCTTCTGATAACGACCGATGATCTCCAGGCGACGTCTTTTCCTCCCCAACGTCTCTTCTTTCTGACCGTGCGACGTCCGATGTTCCTAGGCGTTATCGTCgatgaagatgaaaagagaaatcgtcttcgttCAGAGACAATCGTCGAGCATTGGAAGTGTACGATCAGAAGGAGGGGTCGTCGAAGAGGGAGAGTAGGTGTTTGGAGATCGTCGGTTGTCgtcgaaaaaattggatctgaaatttgaaaaccctaggggaaaaaatgtagtttttaaaaactttggttgggggaaaaatgttagtttttagggtttggaaggaaaaatgatatgaccaacagactcagttaagtttaacagcttatgagtggataaatgagatttttaaaattaacgagGAAAACTTTTGAGAATTCAGcgtagtttgggtgggaaatagtcctttggcctattttaaaaccaaattatatagataatgtaAGAAATCATCAGGCCTAAGTCAGATATATAgtaatgtgtgtgtgtgttaacGAGACCATTCATATTGATTGAACGCGTggtagtttaattttttatattatatattgaatattgtattatattatatgatataaattttaaaaattaaaataataaaataattaattaatacatcatcattttaaaaaatattataaatatttttaaaaattttaaattttttatatataaatttaaatatgtattatattataagatacgtatcatattatacaatacatttattatattgtattaatttgatatattttatgatatatataattttttatctaaattatattgtatagtattgtaaaatatatatcatatatcataaaatattgataattatgattaaatagataaatttatgatataataattgaatctataattatgatatcaataaaattaaaaatttataaatataacgtaaactcaaattcaaatatttttttccaaggatgtaatattttatcaattttttatggatatgttttttttattacagGCATGAGGTGTTTTGTGCTTCCTACACTGACGATCGTTAAGGCCCAACAACATCTCTCAAAATCAAAAGCACACCAAACAGGCGCTAAAGGTCGTAAAAATGGAAGAAAGCTCGAATTCTTCAGCAGAGGCCGTCATCGAAACCCTAAGAACCAGAGGTTGGTGTTTCGGCGATATCCAGCAACTTAGAGCCCTAATTGTCATACACTCCGCTTTGGCCGATGATAGGGAAACCAGTACGGTGGTCGATTCACTTGAACCGGACCTACTTAATATGGACCTTCGATCCATCGGGGGCAAGTCGTTGCCTGACTCTGTCCGAAAGCTATCTCATATTCAAGGCCCCAAAGTCCTCCAGgcaatctctctctttctttcttgaaATAAGCACACAATTGTTTGAGATTAAATTCTGTAAGCAAAAATTCTAACCAACTTAGCTTATGAGAGTcgtataattttgttttagttacAATGAATGTGAATTTTCTAGTAAAAATTGGAACAGTTACCAAAAGAGtaaaagttttattcaaatgtttAGGTTCGTGGCTGACATGTATCAATTTTCTGTTACACTTATAGCGAATAATGGATTACTGATATGTGACAGCCGCATCAGCAGGTGATCAGCCTTGTATGTTCTCAGCTACTGAGTGTTGTTTTCTTAGTTTATAATGAAGGGTTAGTGTTATATTGgtttgaagaaaaaaacttaacattgGTACTTCATTATATTAGGTctattttggcctttttttttattgtttcctCTGTGTTGATCAGATATCTTCAGCTAGGGACATATCCAGGAGCAGCATTGAGGATTTTTCTGGAAATTCAAGTAGTGAGCGTTTGCTAAGATTAACTCTTACGGATGGGCACAGTGAAGTAACCGCAATAGAATACACGCATATCCCAGCTATTTCTAATGATGTAGTTCCTGGCACAAAggtattcttattttcttgtcTAACTTGCAATGTTTATCatgattatgattgttttgtttgaattcctTTATATACCCTTCTTGTAGCAGCCCCTTagattatttgaattgatttgtaATCATGATAAACTGTTCTATTGTTCTTGGGATGTTGTGATTTAGTTCATGGAAAATGTCCAGATTTTATGACTTTTAAGAAAAAACTATTAGGATACTACTTGAATTTTCTTGATGTTGCCTGTgtcaatattgatattttatttatcaataatctTGGTTGGCAGGTCCGTTTGGAGAATAAAGTTGCAGTACATAGTGGTATATTGTGTTTGAATCCAAAAGTGATTACAATTTTAGGGGGTGTTGTACAATCACTCTATGAAGAATGGGAGATGAGTAGAAAATATTCGGTGTCCTCCCGATCTTCTGTAAGACCACCACAAGAAAGTGATGGTGGTGGTCCTCCTCCATTTGAGAAGTTGCAGATTAGGGCAACTTCACATCGGTTTGCTCAGCGTGGCAGATTACACCAAGGTATCTTGTGCCCTTTGCAATatctgatttaataattttgctattttttaGCTGCAGTTTATTATTACTGTGAGAAAGATAGGAACACTCTacctttttttcaattatttctcAATAGTTAAAGAGTTGAATTATATACAGGAAGCAGACCCCAAAGATGAAAACTTCTGACCACCAGCTGCATCATTAAATGGAAGCCTCTTGAGTTACAGAACTCTACTCACCTAGGACAAAACTAGCCAACCTAAACTTACTTTCACAGCCTTCAACAGTCAACACTTGTTTTTCCACACTTCCCTCAACCTAGTGAATAGATATTCTCCATTCTCAGCTTAGATACTATTGTTAGAAACACCACACTACTCAGCCCCTTGGTAAGCACATCTGCTAGTTGGCATCTGAAAGACATAAGGTGTGTAGATCAAACTTCTCCTTAATAAAGTGCATGCCCACTTTTATGTGCTTTGTTCGGTCATGCTGTACCAAGTTTTGGGTGATTTGTTGCAGATTTGTTATCATAAAAGAGTCATCTGACCGCCAGCCACATCATTAAATGGCAGCCACCTAAGCTTCAGAACTCTACTCACCTAGGACAAAACTAGCCCACCTAATCTTCTTTTGTCAGCCTACAACAGTCAACACTTGTTTTTCCACAATTACTTCTACATagcattttatttatttctatcatttttttcatcttcccTCATTTTGAAGGACCCTTTTAAAAGCAGTGTGTAGTGAAGAACAAAGGTGTGCTTCTCATACTTGATAAAAACTTGTCATGAAAACTGGAGCTGTTAATGTTTCTCTTGATAGAATTTTTTCTCAGTAATTGTTATTTGCACTTTGGTGACAAATACATTTCTCACTCAATGAACTAAGGTTGATGCTTTGCAGATGACTCTCCGTGGACCTTAAAGACTAATGAACCTATTGCTGTGGAAGCTGTTGGAATTGCTGAAGTTCGGCTGAAAAGTAGTCAGCTGAGCTCTGATCTGAGAACAAGCAACTCGATTAATAGTCTACAAGGGACTTCCCTTGACGAAAGGACTGAAGAAAAGCCGAGTAGCTCTCAGGCAAGACCAAAAGAAGGTGCGAGTTTGTTATATCATTTATTTGCCCCTTTGATTCTGTGTGATGGTGCCTCCAGATTTcacatgatataattttatttctatcacAGTAAGGCAGCCTGGTCTATAATGTGGTTATGTTTTATGGTGAGAACACAAGAAAAACATAATGGAGCTTATGTATCCATTTATGGACTATATTTCTTACACAGAAGATAGTAATTCTTATGTTTGTAAGGAAGATGGTGTCTAGGAGGAGGCCAAATTTCTGCAGTGCACCATACTATTCATGTATATTGATGATTGATCAGCATTGTTAAGTTGTGTAGTTACCTGATTTacttaaggaaaaataaatggAATCAGATAGGAATTAGATTATTTCTTGATGTCTGAAATCTAATTGTAATGATAAAAGTGGCATGTAGATCTTTGTACTTACCGGCAGTTGTATAAGAATCATGTAAATCTGTACTGCTATACTAATATTTATCTTTCTGTTTGGCAGCTGTTGAATCTTTTCCTGCTCAAAACCAAGCGGCTTCCCAAAAACTTCTCCAGAAAATGAGTAATCCCAATCAAGATAATCATTATTCTAGAGGTCGAAAAAATAGAGGGAAAGGAAGACAAGAAGAGTCTAAGGTTTTCACCCTTGATGAGTGGGAAAAGAGTAAAGGGGCAGTGAAGCTGTCAATTAAAAATGAGCTTCCTGATACCAGTAATGATGAAGATCTTGCATGGAAGCTTCAAAACCAACTTGATTTGGAAGAATCTCATGCTACTGTACTTTCATCTTTGACTCTTGTTTTCTATTTCCTTACAGATTGCAGTGCTTGATCTAATTGGTTTTCTACTTTGTTCAGGTGCAAAGGGGAATGCATGATTCAGCAGCAGAGAATATTAAAATGAGCatgtttaattatgaaaaagatgatgataggaTTCATGGTTTGGAAAACACAGGGAGTGGAAGGGgaagagggagagggagagggagagggagagggagaggaaGGGGAAGAGGAACAGGAACAGGAAGAGGGAGGGGTAGAGGGAGACACAATTAACCTTTTGGCTGTCGTCTCTACTCTCTGCCACCATCGTTCCTTGTAcctcataaatttttatttttaatcttctcTGTATGTATCCTCAGCTGTCATATACTTGTAGTGAGGATGCCTGCACACTTTGATTGGTCTAGTTGTGATTGCATTAGCGAAACTGGGAATTTTCGTGTGTCCCTGTGTTTGATTGAAGCTTACCAGAACTGAAGCATTTATAACGGACCAGGTAACTTAACTGTGccaaaatttttgttgattcaACCCTGCCTTAGAGGAGGTACCACATAGAAGTAGTCAACTTGGCTTAgaaatttatttggtttatctaCTGACAGATATTCTTCTAAACAACTTATAAGAATATCAAGCTTTTCACCATCTAAGACAATTCGGGCTGGAAATAGCAGGATGCCTGTCAAGTGGCAAAGCTCATTTTTGCTCGAGAATAGGTTTTGCCTATCTGCTTTAGCTCTCGCTTTTGAGTAAATGCAGTGCGAGAACTTTTGGGCATTACCAAATTAGATGGTAAACCATGTTGGGATGTAGACGTAAACACTTGTATGGTAATAGTAATATGCCAACAGCGGGCAACCATTTTGTGTGAAACAAATTCATTACTGAGTATCATATAACTGATTTGGTTTTGCCGTCAGCCAGAAATATCAGTAGAACTTTAACTCCGTTCACATGCCCAAAGTATAAGCATATAGCTTTCTGGGTACATAATTTCTTACGGCAGAGGGAGAGTGGGAGCATaagtataaacaataaaattatatgtacctttttagatacataaatgtgtatatacttatatatgtcattatgtaattgggtgagtttgaattaatgataaaactatacttaatcatgtgatgacacatgTAAGtgtatatgtaaatatttatgtatttaaaatgaatacatataatattgcctAATAATAAAGAATCCATCTTCATAATGGTTTAGAGAATTCACATACGGTGGTTCAACAGATTGTGCTAACGTAAAAAGATGTAAACCGAAATAATGAAGAAAGCAATAGAAACAAAGGCTATAATTAAGCCAACAAAAAGACAGACAAAGCGAGCGTAAAGGAAGCCTTTTTTCTTAATGGCGCCTGCGGCTGCGGACATGATCATAGTATGCCATTTCTTGAGAAGCTGCTGCTGCATGCATTATCtctgtaataaaattaataattattaagtaAAGTTTCTCAAGGTAGAGTAGGTTCCACAAGATAAGCAAAGAGAATCTAAAGATTGTGAGAAGTGCAGTGGGCGAGGGGGATTTTTAGCACCAGTAGACGATGAGGAAACATGGTGGTGGgttcttatttattttgatcgAGTTTAATCCTTGTTGTCTAAATACTTCCATATCAACGTACTCCTACTTCCAGATGCGCTTTCACATTGGCAAATCAGTTATTTATAGCTCATACTAAACTATCATCTTCTACTAAAAACCGTTAAAGGGTGGATACGAACCGATTAAGTCCAAACATTCTTTTATTTGAGTTCGGTTTTAAAAAAAGTAGTTCAGATCGaattcattaaatcaaaattaaagataatttgagtttaacttgaataaaaaataattcaacttaaatatatagtttgaattcatggttcgattcaatttgatataatagtttgaatttgtggttcattaataaaataacgtaatttacctaaataataaacaaaatcaacaatTCAAGCCATTAATTCGAATTAAAGCGAATCACGAATTTAAACCACCAATTCAAACTATGCATTCGAACTGATCTGAACCACGATAATTGAATCaagttatgaattcaaactacCGATTCGAATTATGAATTCGAGTCATACTGAGTTGAACACTTTTTAACTCGAGTTTAGATTGgtttaaaaacaaatcaaatctttCGATTTAGATTCGGTTCGAATTTGGATaaaataaattcgaatcaaactgaCCTACGTTGAACCACCTTTAGTTGGGATCCAACCCTAGCTATTATCCCATGTACAGATGGTGGAGTCGTTACAGGATAATTGACACCATTTGAGATTGCAAGTCTATGTATATTTATGGAAAGTGGTTCGACCAAAGGAGCAATtctatatacatttttttcccACATTGACTGGTGCAGATTGAATTAGACTGTTAGGATGAAAAATAAAGTAGCTTCATTATCCCAAAACACCACCAAGAAGCAGCTGTGGAGATCACATGTAGACTTTAATACAAGACTAGCCTCAAATACACATCCTATACAACTATTCTGGGGTAGAAACCAAGAACTTCATAATTTTAAccagaaaagaaaatacaaatctTGTAAGAATAAATTATGGGCAAAACAAACGACCTCTGACAAAGACAGAAAGAGACATCCGTACAACAGAAGGGCTCTTCCAACTAGACACCCAAATGCCAAATAAACCTTTTATCACAGCAGCAATACTGCTCAACATAACATAGTATAGAGACAAACCTATTTGCATCCAAAACCTGCCCAAATTCAATAGCCAGCTTCTGTTTCTGCAATCAGAGCTGAAATggtatttttcttctcttttccaaATTACAGGCATTAACAATCAGCATGCGACAGAGCATATGGTAGGCTTCATGGGAGTCATAATATAATCAGCAGAGGATTGGAAACCAGCGGCAGTTTCCAGACGTTGCCAAGTTAATTTGCGCTTCTCAGCTTCCACGATTAATAGAGAATTCTCCTCCTCTACCTTATGTTGGCAAGCAAGAGCTAGCTCTTCATCCATTTCACAGAACATTTTCCTCATGTTTTGTGACAGATTAAGTACTGCTTGGTTCCAGTGATTCTGGGTGTTGCGTTCAAGAGCGGAGAAAACAAGAGGCACAATGACTTGCCGATTTTGTTTAACAAGATTAAGGATGTGCTCATTGTTCAATAATAAGTGAGCCCGTTCGGCAACCTGAAATTggtagagaagaaaaaagaatgaaaacaaCTTCACTATGCTCTTCTGAGACAATTATATCGCCTCTCATTAACAGC
It contains:
- the LOC123200662 gene encoding tudor domain-containing protein 3; its protein translation is MEESSNSSAEAVIETLRTRGWCFGDIQQLRALIVIHSALADDRETSTVVDSLEPDLLNMDLRSIGGKSLPDSVRKLSHIQGPKVLQISSARDISRSSIEDFSGNSSSERLLRLTLTDGHSEVTAIEYTHIPAISNDVVPGTKVRLENKVAVHSGILCLNPKVITILGGVVQSLYEEWEMSRKYSVSSRSSVRPPQESDGGGPPPFEKLQIRATSHRFAQRGRLHQDDSPWTLKTNEPIAVEAVGIAEVRLKSSQLSSDLRTSNSINSLQGTSLDERTEEKPSSSQARPKEAVESFPAQNQAASQKLLQKMSNPNQDNHYSRGRKNRGKGRQEESKVFTLDEWEKSKGAVKLSIKNELPDTSNDEDLAWKLQNQLDLEESHATVQRGMHDSAAENIKMSMFNYEKDDDRIHGLENTGSGRGRGRGRGRGRGRGRGRGTGTGRGRGRGRHN